The Enterobacter oligotrophicus sequence CAAAAAGGGTGATTACTACCAGTCAAGCGACCTGGGCGAGCTGAACCGTCGTTTGTCGGCAACCGGCTGGTTTAACTCGGTCGTTGTTGCACCGGAGTTCGATAAAGCGCGTAAAACCAAAGTGTTGCCGCTGCATGGCGTGGTTTCGCCGCGCACCGAGAACACCATTGAGACCGGCGTCGGCTACTCGACGGACGTCGGCCCGCGCGTGAAGGCGACGTGGAAAAAACCGTGGATGAACTCCTACGGCCACAGCCTGACCACCAGCGCCAGCATCTCCGCGCCGGAACAACAGCTCGATTTCAGCTACAAAATGCCGCTGCTGAAAAACCCGCTTGAGCAGTATTACCTGGTTCAGGGCGGCTTCAAACGGACCGATCTGAACGATACCGAGGCGGATTCAACCACGCTTGCCGTGTCGCGTTACTGGGATCTTTCCAGCGGCTGGCAGCGCGCGATAAACCTGCGCTGGAGCCTTGACCACTTTACCCAGGCCAACGTCACTAACACGACGATGCTGCTGTACCCTGGCGTGATGATCAGCCGTACCCGTTCGCGCGGCGGGCTGATGCCCACCTGGGGTGATTCCCAGCGTTACTCTATCGACTACTCCAACACCATGTGGGGTTCCGACGTGGACTTCACGGTGGTGCAGGCGCAAAACGTCTGGATACGAACGCTCTACGACAAACACCGCTTTGTGGTGCGCGGCAACCTCGGCTGGATTGAAACGGATGATTTCGAGCGCGTTCCACCGGACCTGCGTTTCTTCGCCGGGGGCGACCGCAGCATTCGCGGGTATAAATACAAATCGATCTCACCGGAAAACGAAAAAGGCCAACTGACAGGGGCATCAAAACTGGCGACCGGATCGCTGGAGTATCAGTACAACGTCAGCGGAAAATGGTGGGGTGCGATGTTCGTTGATGGTGGCGAAGCGGTGAACGACATCCGCCAAAGTGACTTCAAAACTGGCGCGGGTGTGGGTGTGCGCTGGCAGTCCCCGGTTGGGCCAATCAAGCTCGATTTCGCCGTGCCGGTGGGTGATAAAGATGAACACGGTTTACAGTTTTACATCGGTCTGGGGCCTGAATTATGAGTTTATGGAAGAAGATAAGCCTCGGAGTGCTGATTTTTATCATGCTGCTGCTCGGTACGGTGGCGTTTCTGGTGGGCACCACCACCGGCCTGCACCTGCTGTTTAATGCCGCGAACCGTTGGGTGCCGGGGCTGGAAATTGGCCAGGTGACGGGCGGCTGGCGCGATCTGCGTCTGAAAAATATTCGTTATGAACAGCCAGGCGTGGCGGTGAATGCGGGCGAGTTCCATCTGGCGGTGAAGCTGGGCTGTCTGCGGGACAGCAAGCTGTGCGTGAACGATCTGTCGTTAAAAGATGTGAACGTAGCGATAGATTCGAAAAAAATGCCGAAATCTGCGCCCGTGGAAGAAGAGGACAGCGGCCCGCTGAACCTCTCCACGCCGTACCCGATCGCGCTTTACCGTGTGGCACTGGATAACGTCAATATCAAAATCGACGACACCACCGTCTCGGTGATGGACTTCACCTCCGGCCTGCGCTGGCAGGAGAAAAATCTGACCCTGACGCCAACCTCCCTGCAGGGGCTGCTGATTGCGCTGCCGAAAGTTGCGGACGTGGCCCAGGACGAGATTGTCGAGCCGAAGATCCAGAACCCGCAACCGGAAGAGAAACCGCTGGGCGAAACGCTGAAAGATCTCTTCTCAAAACCGGTACTGCCGGAGATGACCGACGTTCATCTGCCGCTGAACC is a genomic window containing:
- the tamA gene encoding autotransporter assembly complex protein TamA produces the protein MTKIRQLCLVSLLLTSGVASAANVRLQVEGLSGALEKNVRAQLSTIQSDEVTPDRRFRARVDDAIREGLKALGYYEPTIDFDLRPPPAKGRQVLIARVSPGEPVLIGGTNVVLRGGARTDRDYLDLLSTRPNVGTVLNHGDYDRFKKSLTSVSLRKGYFDSQFNKSQLGVALDRRQAFWDIDYDSGQRYRFGDVTFEGSQIREEYLQNLVPFKKGDYYQSSDLGELNRRLSATGWFNSVVVAPEFDKARKTKVLPLHGVVSPRTENTIETGVGYSTDVGPRVKATWKKPWMNSYGHSLTTSASISAPEQQLDFSYKMPLLKNPLEQYYLVQGGFKRTDLNDTEADSTTLAVSRYWDLSSGWQRAINLRWSLDHFTQANVTNTTMLLYPGVMISRTRSRGGLMPTWGDSQRYSIDYSNTMWGSDVDFTVVQAQNVWIRTLYDKHRFVVRGNLGWIETDDFERVPPDLRFFAGGDRSIRGYKYKSISPENEKGQLTGASKLATGSLEYQYNVSGKWWGAMFVDGGEAVNDIRQSDFKTGAGVGVRWQSPVGPIKLDFAVPVGDKDEHGLQFYIGLGPEL